In one window of Lynx canadensis isolate LIC74 chromosome B3, mLynCan4.pri.v2, whole genome shotgun sequence DNA:
- the SEMA6D gene encoding semaphorin-6D isoform X3 → MRCFLLCAYMLLLMISQLRAVSFPEDDEPLNTVDYHYSRQYPVFRGRPSGNESQHRLDFQLMLKIRDTLYIAGRDQVYTVNLNEIPKTEVIPNKKLTWRSRQQDRENCAMKGKHKDECHNFIKVFVPRNDEMVFVCGTNAFNPMCRYYRLNTLEYDGEEISGLARCPFDARQTNVALFADGKLYSATVADFLASDAVIYRSMGDGSALRTIKYDSKWIKEPHFLHAIEYGNYVYFFFREIAVEHNNLGKAVYSRVARICKNDMGGSQRVLEKHWTSFLKARLNCSVPGDSFFYFDVLQSITDIIQINGIPTVVGVFTTQLNSIPGSAVCAFSMDDIEKVFKGRFKEQKTPDSVWTAVPEDKVPKPRPGCCAKHGLAEAYKTSIDFPDETLSFIKSHPLMDSAVPPIADEPWFTKTRIRYRLTAIAVDHSAGPHRNYTVIFVGSEAGVVLKVLAKTSPFSLNDSVLLEEIEAYNHAKCNAENEEDRKVISLQLDKDHHAVYVAFSSCVIRLPLSRCERYGSCKKSCIASRDPYCGWLSQGACGRVTPGMLAGGYEQDTEYGNTAHLGDCHEILPTSTTPDYKIFGGPTSDMEVSSSSVTTMASIPEITPKVIDTWRPKLTSSRKFVVQDDPNTSDFTDPLSGIPKGVRWEVQSGESNQMVHMNVLITCVFAAFVLGAFIAGVAVYCYRDMFVRKNRKIHKDAESAQSCTDSSGSFAKLNGLFDSPVKEYQQNIDSPKLYSNLLTSRKELPPSGDTKSMVMDHRGQPPELAALPTPESTPVLHQKTLQAMKSHSDKAHGHGASRKETPQFFPSSPPPHSPLSHGHIPSAIVLPNATHDYNTSFSNSNAHKAEKKLQNIDHPLTKSSSKRDHRRSVDSRNTLNDLLKHLNDPNSNPKAIMGDIQMAHQTLMLDPVGPMSEVPPKVPNREASLYSPPSTLPRNSPTKRVDVPTTPGVPMTSLERQRGYHKNSSQRHSISAMPKNLNSPNGVLLSRQPSMNRGGYLPTSTGAKVDYIQGTPVSVHLQPSLSRQSSYTSNGTLPRTGLKRTPSLKPDVPPKPSFVPQTTSVRPLNKYTY, encoded by the exons ATGAGGTGCTTCTTGCTCTGTGCCTACATGCTGCTCCTGATGATTTCCCAGCTGAGGGCAGTCAGCTTTCCCGAAGATGATGAACCCCTTAATACAGTCGACTATCACT ATTCAAGGCAATATCCGGTTTTTAGAGGACGCCCTTCGGGCAATGAATCCCAGCACAGGCTGGACTTTCAGCTGATGTTGAAAATTCGAGACACACTTTATATTGCTGGCAG GGATCAAGTTTATACGGTAAACTTAAATGAAATCCCCAAAACAGAAGTCATACCAAACAAG AAACTGACGTGGCGGTCAAGACAACAGGACCGAGAAAACTGTGCCATGAAAGGCAAACATAAA GATGAATGCCACAACTTTATTAAGGTATTTGTCCCAAGAAATGACGAGATGGTTTTTGTATGTGGTACCAATGCATTCAATCCCATGTGTAGATACTATAGG ttgaATACCTTAGAGTATGACGGGGAGGAAATTAGTGGCCTGGCAAGATGCCCATTTGATGCCAGACAAACCAATGTCGCCCTTTTTGCTG ATGGGAAGCTATATTCTGCCACGGTGGCTGACTTCTTGGCCAGTGATGCTGTTATTTATCGAAGCATGGGGGATGGATCTGCCCTTCGCACAATAAAATATGATTCCAAATGGATAAAAG aGCCACATTTTCTTCATGCCATAGAATATGGAAACtatgtgtatttcttctttcgAGAAATTGCTGTGGAACATAATAATTTAGGCAAG GCTGTCTATTCCCGTGTGGCCCGCATATGTAAAAATGACATGGGTGGCTCCCAGCGGGTCCTGGAGAAACACTGGACTTCATTTCTGAAGGCTCGGCTTAACTGTTCTGTCCCCGGAGATTCCTTTTTCTACTTTGATGTCCTGCAGTCTATCACAGACATAATACAAATCAATGGCATCCCCACTGTGGTCGGGGTGTTTACCACACAGCTCAACAG CATTCCTGGTTCTGCAGTGTGTGCATTTAGCATGGATGACATTGAAAAAGTATTCAAAGGACGgtttaaagaacagaaaacccCAGATTCTGTTTGGACAGCAGTCCCTGAAGACAAAGTACCAAAGCCaag GCCTGGCTGTTGTGCAAAGCATGGCCTTGCTGAAGCCTATAAAACCTCCATCGATTTCCCTGATGAAACCCTGTCGTTCATCAAATCCCACCCGCTAATGGACTCTGCCGTCCCACCCATCGCCGATGAGCCCTGGTTCACAAAGACTCGGATCAG GTACAGACTGACGGCCATCGCTGTTGACCATTCTGCTGGGCCCCACCGGAACTATACAGTCATCTTTGTTGGCTCTGAAGCTGGCGTGGTGCTTAAAGTTTTGGCAAAGACCAGTCCTTTCTCTTTGAATGACAGCGTATTACTGGAAGAGATTGAAGCGTACAACCACGCAAA GTGTAATGCTGAGAATGAGGAGGACAGAAAGGTCATCTCATTACAGTTGGATAAAGATCATCATGCTGTGTATGTGGCATTCTCTAGCTGCGTTATTCGCCTCCCCCTCAGTCGCTGTGAGCGTTATGGATCCTGTAAAAA gTCTTGTATTGCATCTCGGGACCCATACTGTGGCTGGTTAAGCCAGGGGGCTTGTGGCAGAGTGACCCCAGGGATGCT TGCTGGAGGATATGAACAAGACACAGAATATGGCAACACGGCCCACCTAGGGGACTGCCACG aaattttgcCTACTTCAACTACACCAGATTACAAAATATTTGGCGGTCCAACATctg ACATGGAGGTATCTTCATCATCTGTTACCACAATGGCAAGTATCCCAGAAATTACACCTAAAGTGATTGATACCTGGAGACCTAAACTGACGAGCTCCCGGAAATTTGTAGTTCAAGATGACCCAAACACTTCTGATTTTACTGATCCTTTATCAGGTATCCCAAAGG GTGTACGATGGGAAGTCCAGTCTGGAGAGTCCAACCAGATGGTCCACATGAATGTCCTCATCACCTGTGTCTTTGCCGCTTTTGTTTTGGGTGCGTTCATTGCAGGGGTGGCAGTATACTGCTATCGCGACATGTTCGTTCGGAAAAACAGAAAGATTCATAAAGATGCAGAATCTGCCCAGTCGTGCACAGACTCCAGTGGAAGTTTTGCCAAACTGAATGGTCTCTTTGACAGCCCAGTCAAGGAATATCAACAGAATATTGATTCTCCCAAATTGTATAGTAACCTGTTGACCAGTCGGAAAGAGCTGCCACCCAGTGGAGATACCAAATCCATGGTAATGGACCATCGGGGCCAACCTCCCGAACTGGCTGCTCTCCCCACGCCTGAGTCTACACCTGTGCTTCACCAGAAGACCCTGCAGGCCATGAAGAGCCACTCAGACAAGGCCCACGGCCATGGGGCTTCAAGGAAAGAAACCCCCCAGTTTTTTCCTTCTAGTCCACCACCCCATTCCCCATTAAGTCATGGGCATATCCCCAGTGCCATTGTTCTTCCTAATGCCACTCATGACTACAACACATCTTTCTCAAACTCCAATGCACACAAAGCTGAAAAGAAGCTTCAGAACATTGACCACCCGCTTACAAAGTCATCCAGCAAAAGAGATCACCGGCGTTCTGTGGATTCCAGAAATACCCTCAATGATCTCCTGAAGCATCTAAATGACCCAAATAGCAACCCCAAAGCCATCAtgggagacatccagatggcccaccaGACCCTAATGCTGGATCCTGTGGGACCTATGTCTGAGGTCCCACCCAAGGTCCCTAACCGGGAAGCATCGCTGTACTCTCCTCCTTCAACTCTCCCCAGAAACAGCCCAACCAAGCGAGTGGACGTCCCCACCACTCCTGGAGTCCCAATGACTTCTCTGGAAAGACAAAGGGGTTATCACAAAAATTCCTCCCAGAGGCACTCTATATCTGCTATGCCTAAAAACTTAAACTCACCAAATGGTGTTTTGTTATCTAGACAGCCGAGTATGAACCGTGGAGGGTACCTGCCCACCTCCACAGGGGCAAAGGTGGACTATATTCAGGGAACACCAGTGAGTGTTCATCTGCAGCCTTCCCTCTCCAGACAGAGCAGCTATACCAGTAATGGCACCCTTCCTAGGACGGGACTAAAGAGGACACCGTCCTTAAAACCTGATGTGCCACCAAAGCCTTCCTTTGTTCCTCAAACCACGTCTGTCAGACCACTGAACAAATACACTTACTAG
- the SEMA6D gene encoding semaphorin-6D isoform X6 translates to MRCFLLCAYMLLLMISQLRAVSFPEDDEPLNTVDYHYSRQYPVFRGRPSGNESQHRLDFQLMLKIRDTLYIAGRDQVYTVNLNEIPKTEVIPNKKLTWRSRQQDRENCAMKGKHKDECHNFIKVFVPRNDEMVFVCGTNAFNPMCRYYRLNTLEYDGEEISGLARCPFDARQTNVALFADGKLYSATVADFLASDAVIYRSMGDGSALRTIKYDSKWIKEPHFLHAIEYGNYVYFFFREIAVEHNNLGKAVYSRVARICKNDMGGSQRVLEKHWTSFLKARLNCSVPGDSFFYFDVLQSITDIIQINGIPTVVGVFTTQLNSIPGSAVCAFSMDDIEKVFKGRFKEQKTPDSVWTAVPEDKVPKPRPGCCAKHGLAEAYKTSIDFPDETLSFIKSHPLMDSAVPPIADEPWFTKTRIRYRLTAIAVDHSAGPHRNYTVIFVGSEAGVVLKVLAKTSPFSLNDSVLLEEIEAYNHAKCNAENEEDRKVISLQLDKDHHAVYVAFSSCVIRLPLSRCERYGSCKKSCIASRDPYCGWLSQGACGRVTPGMLLLTEDFFAFHNHSAGGYEQDTEYGNTAHLGDCHEILPTSTTPDYKIFGGPTSGVRWEVQSGESNQMVHMNVLITCVFAAFVLGAFIAGVAVYCYRDMFVRKNRKIHKDAESAQSCTDSSGSFAKLNGLFDSPVKEYQQNIDSPKLYSNLLTSRKELPPSGDTKSMVMDHRGQPPELAALPTPESTPVLHQKTLQAMKSHSDKAHGHGASRKETPQFFPSSPPPHSPLSHGHIPSAIVLPNATHDYNTSFSNSNAHKAEKKLQNIDHPLTKSSSKRDHRRSVDSRNTLNDLLKHLNDPNSNPKAIMGDIQMAHQTLMLDPVGPMSEVPPKVPNREASLYSPPSTLPRNSPTKRVDVPTTPGVPMTSLERQRGYHKNSSQRHSISAMPKNLNSPNGVLLSRQPSMNRGGYLPTSTGAKVDYIQGTPVSVHLQPSLSRQSSYTSNGTLPRTGLKRTPSLKPDVPPKPSFVPQTTSVRPLNKYTY, encoded by the exons ATGAGGTGCTTCTTGCTCTGTGCCTACATGCTGCTCCTGATGATTTCCCAGCTGAGGGCAGTCAGCTTTCCCGAAGATGATGAACCCCTTAATACAGTCGACTATCACT ATTCAAGGCAATATCCGGTTTTTAGAGGACGCCCTTCGGGCAATGAATCCCAGCACAGGCTGGACTTTCAGCTGATGTTGAAAATTCGAGACACACTTTATATTGCTGGCAG GGATCAAGTTTATACGGTAAACTTAAATGAAATCCCCAAAACAGAAGTCATACCAAACAAG AAACTGACGTGGCGGTCAAGACAACAGGACCGAGAAAACTGTGCCATGAAAGGCAAACATAAA GATGAATGCCACAACTTTATTAAGGTATTTGTCCCAAGAAATGACGAGATGGTTTTTGTATGTGGTACCAATGCATTCAATCCCATGTGTAGATACTATAGG ttgaATACCTTAGAGTATGACGGGGAGGAAATTAGTGGCCTGGCAAGATGCCCATTTGATGCCAGACAAACCAATGTCGCCCTTTTTGCTG ATGGGAAGCTATATTCTGCCACGGTGGCTGACTTCTTGGCCAGTGATGCTGTTATTTATCGAAGCATGGGGGATGGATCTGCCCTTCGCACAATAAAATATGATTCCAAATGGATAAAAG aGCCACATTTTCTTCATGCCATAGAATATGGAAACtatgtgtatttcttctttcgAGAAATTGCTGTGGAACATAATAATTTAGGCAAG GCTGTCTATTCCCGTGTGGCCCGCATATGTAAAAATGACATGGGTGGCTCCCAGCGGGTCCTGGAGAAACACTGGACTTCATTTCTGAAGGCTCGGCTTAACTGTTCTGTCCCCGGAGATTCCTTTTTCTACTTTGATGTCCTGCAGTCTATCACAGACATAATACAAATCAATGGCATCCCCACTGTGGTCGGGGTGTTTACCACACAGCTCAACAG CATTCCTGGTTCTGCAGTGTGTGCATTTAGCATGGATGACATTGAAAAAGTATTCAAAGGACGgtttaaagaacagaaaacccCAGATTCTGTTTGGACAGCAGTCCCTGAAGACAAAGTACCAAAGCCaag GCCTGGCTGTTGTGCAAAGCATGGCCTTGCTGAAGCCTATAAAACCTCCATCGATTTCCCTGATGAAACCCTGTCGTTCATCAAATCCCACCCGCTAATGGACTCTGCCGTCCCACCCATCGCCGATGAGCCCTGGTTCACAAAGACTCGGATCAG GTACAGACTGACGGCCATCGCTGTTGACCATTCTGCTGGGCCCCACCGGAACTATACAGTCATCTTTGTTGGCTCTGAAGCTGGCGTGGTGCTTAAAGTTTTGGCAAAGACCAGTCCTTTCTCTTTGAATGACAGCGTATTACTGGAAGAGATTGAAGCGTACAACCACGCAAA GTGTAATGCTGAGAATGAGGAGGACAGAAAGGTCATCTCATTACAGTTGGATAAAGATCATCATGCTGTGTATGTGGCATTCTCTAGCTGCGTTATTCGCCTCCCCCTCAGTCGCTGTGAGCGTTATGGATCCTGTAAAAA gTCTTGTATTGCATCTCGGGACCCATACTGTGGCTGGTTAAGCCAGGGGGCTTGTGGCAGAGTGACCCCAGGGATGCT GCTGTTAACCGAAGACTTCTTTGCTTTCCATAACCACAGTGCTGGAGGATATGAACAAGACACAGAATATGGCAACACGGCCCACCTAGGGGACTGCCACG aaattttgcCTACTTCAACTACACCAGATTACAAAATATTTGGCGGTCCAACATctg GTGTACGATGGGAAGTCCAGTCTGGAGAGTCCAACCAGATGGTCCACATGAATGTCCTCATCACCTGTGTCTTTGCCGCTTTTGTTTTGGGTGCGTTCATTGCAGGGGTGGCAGTATACTGCTATCGCGACATGTTCGTTCGGAAAAACAGAAAGATTCATAAAGATGCAGAATCTGCCCAGTCGTGCACAGACTCCAGTGGAAGTTTTGCCAAACTGAATGGTCTCTTTGACAGCCCAGTCAAGGAATATCAACAGAATATTGATTCTCCCAAATTGTATAGTAACCTGTTGACCAGTCGGAAAGAGCTGCCACCCAGTGGAGATACCAAATCCATGGTAATGGACCATCGGGGCCAACCTCCCGAACTGGCTGCTCTCCCCACGCCTGAGTCTACACCTGTGCTTCACCAGAAGACCCTGCAGGCCATGAAGAGCCACTCAGACAAGGCCCACGGCCATGGGGCTTCAAGGAAAGAAACCCCCCAGTTTTTTCCTTCTAGTCCACCACCCCATTCCCCATTAAGTCATGGGCATATCCCCAGTGCCATTGTTCTTCCTAATGCCACTCATGACTACAACACATCTTTCTCAAACTCCAATGCACACAAAGCTGAAAAGAAGCTTCAGAACATTGACCACCCGCTTACAAAGTCATCCAGCAAAAGAGATCACCGGCGTTCTGTGGATTCCAGAAATACCCTCAATGATCTCCTGAAGCATCTAAATGACCCAAATAGCAACCCCAAAGCCATCAtgggagacatccagatggcccaccaGACCCTAATGCTGGATCCTGTGGGACCTATGTCTGAGGTCCCACCCAAGGTCCCTAACCGGGAAGCATCGCTGTACTCTCCTCCTTCAACTCTCCCCAGAAACAGCCCAACCAAGCGAGTGGACGTCCCCACCACTCCTGGAGTCCCAATGACTTCTCTGGAAAGACAAAGGGGTTATCACAAAAATTCCTCCCAGAGGCACTCTATATCTGCTATGCCTAAAAACTTAAACTCACCAAATGGTGTTTTGTTATCTAGACAGCCGAGTATGAACCGTGGAGGGTACCTGCCCACCTCCACAGGGGCAAAGGTGGACTATATTCAGGGAACACCAGTGAGTGTTCATCTGCAGCCTTCCCTCTCCAGACAGAGCAGCTATACCAGTAATGGCACCCTTCCTAGGACGGGACTAAAGAGGACACCGTCCTTAAAACCTGATGTGCCACCAAAGCCTTCCTTTGTTCCTCAAACCACGTCTGTCAGACCACTGAACAAATACACTTACTAG
- the SEMA6D gene encoding semaphorin-6D isoform X4, with amino-acid sequence MRCFLLCAYMLLLMISQLRAVSFPEDDEPLNTVDYHYSRQYPVFRGRPSGNESQHRLDFQLMLKIRDTLYIAGRDQVYTVNLNEIPKTEVIPNKKLTWRSRQQDRENCAMKGKHKDECHNFIKVFVPRNDEMVFVCGTNAFNPMCRYYRLNTLEYDGEEISGLARCPFDARQTNVALFADGKLYSATVADFLASDAVIYRSMGDGSALRTIKYDSKWIKEPHFLHAIEYGNYVYFFFREIAVEHNNLGKAVYSRVARICKNDMGGSQRVLEKHWTSFLKARLNCSVPGDSFFYFDVLQSITDIIQINGIPTVVGVFTTQLNSIPGSAVCAFSMDDIEKVFKGRFKEQKTPDSVWTAVPEDKVPKPRPGCCAKHGLAEAYKTSIDFPDETLSFIKSHPLMDSAVPPIADEPWFTKTRIRYRLTAIAVDHSAGPHRNYTVIFVGSEAGVVLKVLAKTSPFSLNDSVLLEEIEAYNHAKCNAENEEDRKVISLQLDKDHHAVYVAFSSCVIRLPLSRCERYGSCKKSCIASRDPYCGWLSQGACGRVTPGMLLLTEDFFAFHNHSAGGYEQDTEYGNTAHLGDCHDMEVSSSSVTTMASIPEITPKVIDTWRPKLTSSRKFVVQDDPNTSDFTDPLSGIPKGVRWEVQSGESNQMVHMNVLITCVFAAFVLGAFIAGVAVYCYRDMFVRKNRKIHKDAESAQSCTDSSGSFAKLNGLFDSPVKEYQQNIDSPKLYSNLLTSRKELPPSGDTKSMVMDHRGQPPELAALPTPESTPVLHQKTLQAMKSHSDKAHGHGASRKETPQFFPSSPPPHSPLSHGHIPSAIVLPNATHDYNTSFSNSNAHKAEKKLQNIDHPLTKSSSKRDHRRSVDSRNTLNDLLKHLNDPNSNPKAIMGDIQMAHQTLMLDPVGPMSEVPPKVPNREASLYSPPSTLPRNSPTKRVDVPTTPGVPMTSLERQRGYHKNSSQRHSISAMPKNLNSPNGVLLSRQPSMNRGGYLPTSTGAKVDYIQGTPVSVHLQPSLSRQSSYTSNGTLPRTGLKRTPSLKPDVPPKPSFVPQTTSVRPLNKYTY; translated from the exons ATGAGGTGCTTCTTGCTCTGTGCCTACATGCTGCTCCTGATGATTTCCCAGCTGAGGGCAGTCAGCTTTCCCGAAGATGATGAACCCCTTAATACAGTCGACTATCACT ATTCAAGGCAATATCCGGTTTTTAGAGGACGCCCTTCGGGCAATGAATCCCAGCACAGGCTGGACTTTCAGCTGATGTTGAAAATTCGAGACACACTTTATATTGCTGGCAG GGATCAAGTTTATACGGTAAACTTAAATGAAATCCCCAAAACAGAAGTCATACCAAACAAG AAACTGACGTGGCGGTCAAGACAACAGGACCGAGAAAACTGTGCCATGAAAGGCAAACATAAA GATGAATGCCACAACTTTATTAAGGTATTTGTCCCAAGAAATGACGAGATGGTTTTTGTATGTGGTACCAATGCATTCAATCCCATGTGTAGATACTATAGG ttgaATACCTTAGAGTATGACGGGGAGGAAATTAGTGGCCTGGCAAGATGCCCATTTGATGCCAGACAAACCAATGTCGCCCTTTTTGCTG ATGGGAAGCTATATTCTGCCACGGTGGCTGACTTCTTGGCCAGTGATGCTGTTATTTATCGAAGCATGGGGGATGGATCTGCCCTTCGCACAATAAAATATGATTCCAAATGGATAAAAG aGCCACATTTTCTTCATGCCATAGAATATGGAAACtatgtgtatttcttctttcgAGAAATTGCTGTGGAACATAATAATTTAGGCAAG GCTGTCTATTCCCGTGTGGCCCGCATATGTAAAAATGACATGGGTGGCTCCCAGCGGGTCCTGGAGAAACACTGGACTTCATTTCTGAAGGCTCGGCTTAACTGTTCTGTCCCCGGAGATTCCTTTTTCTACTTTGATGTCCTGCAGTCTATCACAGACATAATACAAATCAATGGCATCCCCACTGTGGTCGGGGTGTTTACCACACAGCTCAACAG CATTCCTGGTTCTGCAGTGTGTGCATTTAGCATGGATGACATTGAAAAAGTATTCAAAGGACGgtttaaagaacagaaaacccCAGATTCTGTTTGGACAGCAGTCCCTGAAGACAAAGTACCAAAGCCaag GCCTGGCTGTTGTGCAAAGCATGGCCTTGCTGAAGCCTATAAAACCTCCATCGATTTCCCTGATGAAACCCTGTCGTTCATCAAATCCCACCCGCTAATGGACTCTGCCGTCCCACCCATCGCCGATGAGCCCTGGTTCACAAAGACTCGGATCAG GTACAGACTGACGGCCATCGCTGTTGACCATTCTGCTGGGCCCCACCGGAACTATACAGTCATCTTTGTTGGCTCTGAAGCTGGCGTGGTGCTTAAAGTTTTGGCAAAGACCAGTCCTTTCTCTTTGAATGACAGCGTATTACTGGAAGAGATTGAAGCGTACAACCACGCAAA GTGTAATGCTGAGAATGAGGAGGACAGAAAGGTCATCTCATTACAGTTGGATAAAGATCATCATGCTGTGTATGTGGCATTCTCTAGCTGCGTTATTCGCCTCCCCCTCAGTCGCTGTGAGCGTTATGGATCCTGTAAAAA gTCTTGTATTGCATCTCGGGACCCATACTGTGGCTGGTTAAGCCAGGGGGCTTGTGGCAGAGTGACCCCAGGGATGCT GCTGTTAACCGAAGACTTCTTTGCTTTCCATAACCACAGTGCTGGAGGATATGAACAAGACACAGAATATGGCAACACGGCCCACCTAGGGGACTGCCACG ACATGGAGGTATCTTCATCATCTGTTACCACAATGGCAAGTATCCCAGAAATTACACCTAAAGTGATTGATACCTGGAGACCTAAACTGACGAGCTCCCGGAAATTTGTAGTTCAAGATGACCCAAACACTTCTGATTTTACTGATCCTTTATCAGGTATCCCAAAGG GTGTACGATGGGAAGTCCAGTCTGGAGAGTCCAACCAGATGGTCCACATGAATGTCCTCATCACCTGTGTCTTTGCCGCTTTTGTTTTGGGTGCGTTCATTGCAGGGGTGGCAGTATACTGCTATCGCGACATGTTCGTTCGGAAAAACAGAAAGATTCATAAAGATGCAGAATCTGCCCAGTCGTGCACAGACTCCAGTGGAAGTTTTGCCAAACTGAATGGTCTCTTTGACAGCCCAGTCAAGGAATATCAACAGAATATTGATTCTCCCAAATTGTATAGTAACCTGTTGACCAGTCGGAAAGAGCTGCCACCCAGTGGAGATACCAAATCCATGGTAATGGACCATCGGGGCCAACCTCCCGAACTGGCTGCTCTCCCCACGCCTGAGTCTACACCTGTGCTTCACCAGAAGACCCTGCAGGCCATGAAGAGCCACTCAGACAAGGCCCACGGCCATGGGGCTTCAAGGAAAGAAACCCCCCAGTTTTTTCCTTCTAGTCCACCACCCCATTCCCCATTAAGTCATGGGCATATCCCCAGTGCCATTGTTCTTCCTAATGCCACTCATGACTACAACACATCTTTCTCAAACTCCAATGCACACAAAGCTGAAAAGAAGCTTCAGAACATTGACCACCCGCTTACAAAGTCATCCAGCAAAAGAGATCACCGGCGTTCTGTGGATTCCAGAAATACCCTCAATGATCTCCTGAAGCATCTAAATGACCCAAATAGCAACCCCAAAGCCATCAtgggagacatccagatggcccaccaGACCCTAATGCTGGATCCTGTGGGACCTATGTCTGAGGTCCCACCCAAGGTCCCTAACCGGGAAGCATCGCTGTACTCTCCTCCTTCAACTCTCCCCAGAAACAGCCCAACCAAGCGAGTGGACGTCCCCACCACTCCTGGAGTCCCAATGACTTCTCTGGAAAGACAAAGGGGTTATCACAAAAATTCCTCCCAGAGGCACTCTATATCTGCTATGCCTAAAAACTTAAACTCACCAAATGGTGTTTTGTTATCTAGACAGCCGAGTATGAACCGTGGAGGGTACCTGCCCACCTCCACAGGGGCAAAGGTGGACTATATTCAGGGAACACCAGTGAGTGTTCATCTGCAGCCTTCCCTCTCCAGACAGAGCAGCTATACCAGTAATGGCACCCTTCCTAGGACGGGACTAAAGAGGACACCGTCCTTAAAACCTGATGTGCCACCAAAGCCTTCCTTTGTTCCTCAAACCACGTCTGTCAGACCACTGAACAAATACACTTACTAG